The Rhodothermaceae bacterium genome contains the following window.
AACCCAACACAAGGAGATCAGCGATACGCTCAATGGCCACCGTTCCCAATAGTGCAGAGAATGAGAGTTTTTTCCTAGTTGACAAATGCGTACACCTGGCAATCTCCCCGGCACGAGGTATTACATAGTTGACCATGTTTCCGACCATGACGGATGCAAACAGATCCAGTGTGGAGACCCGGGATTTGGAGTCCTCGGGGAGTGCGATGATCAATGCCTGCCATCTGTATGCCCGGATCCAATGACTCAGCAAGGTGACTCCAATCACAGGCAGAATCCACCCATAGTGTGCAAAGCGCACGGATTCAATGAATTGTGCAAATTCAACGTCGCGCAGGGACAGCCAGATTAAAAATGCCGCCAGGAGGAAGGATAGCAGCAGTATATGCAGGCGAACTGGACGAGTCACGATCGCAGGTCAATGACTTCAGCCCCCTCAGGTGCTCTGAATTCAAAGGTCTCAGGGGGGATGGGTAGGCCGACACGAATATTCTCCAGTTCAATCTCCGTACGAACGGAGCTTTGATCCAGAGCAACGATCTGTTTAATCATACGATCATGTTCACGGATCCAGAGTGTCAGCGAAGAAATTGCAAAATCCTCTTCCAGGGGGTAGAGCTCAAGCCGAAAATAAGGGACCCCGTCAAGGATTTCACGCGAGGAAGCGTGGGGATGGTAGAGTTCTCCGTAGGAACGAAAAAGTGCACCAGGAGAATAGGCCAGACCATCCCTATCTACCGTGGTCATGAGGACTTGGTTGTCTGCTGCGCGATAAATCCATACTTCTTCACCTTGTCCAGTGATGACTTCATGAAGCGTTTCAATACGGTAACGGTCACCCCAAAGCTGTACCGTTCCCGTCAGGGTTTGTGATCCATCCCAGGCTTCAGACGTGAGGTGATGCACAAATGTGGCCTCCATGGTATTCTGATAACGGGCGACTACCTCGTCCAACAGCGCCACTGGAGATGGCACCTGCGCCAGAACACCGGTAGACACTGGAACGATGTACCCAATAAGAATAAGAGCTACTCTCAGCCCCGAGGCAGAACGAATCATAGGAGTCGTACTATAACTCAACGTGTGGTGTTCGCTTAGTCTCAGGTCCAACATAACCACAAGAGTGTCAGATTCCAAGTTCACAATAATCAGTGGTGGTCAGACGGGGGTGGACCGCGCAGCGCTTGATGTTGCGATCAAATGGGGACTTCCCTACAAAGGTTGGTGTCCTGCCGGGCGCTGGGCAGAAGATGGGAAAATCCCGGGACGATACCTGCTTCGTGTAACCCCGGAGTCAAATCCAGCACAGCGCACGGTCTGGAATGTACAGGAGAGTGACGGCGTACTCATTTTGGGCGGAATAGAGGACTCAGAAGGGACCCAGCTTGCCCGGAAAACAGCAGAAGAACTGCATCAACCTGTTCTTCATGCAGAATTGGGAGATCCTGTCGAATTGGTCATTCAGTAGGTGCGGGCCTTGGAATCTGGTATCGTGAATGTAGCGGGGCCACGCGAGAGCGAACATCCTGGGATCTATGAAGGGGCGTTCGAATTTCTGGACAGGGTCGTTCAAGGTTACTTGGCCGCAGAGAGAAATACGTCCTGAAGTGCATCAATATCTGCACCGGTGTTATATACGTTTGGAGAAATACGTATTCCACTGCCGCGCATAGAGACAGAAATTTGTTGTCGTGCCAATTCGCTGCTCAGGTGGGTCTGATCGACATGTTCTGGCAAGGTGATTCCAAATAGGTGTGAAAAGCAGGAGTCGTGAATCGTATATCCCCTTCTGCGAATGGCGGGTAGAAAATCCTTGATCAGGCTGGAGCAGTACGCCTGAATTTGTTGAGGCTTCCAGTCAAGTATCTGTTTCAGGGCTTTGACCATCATCGCGGTTTGTGCGAAGCTGTTCGTTTGGCCCCGATCGAATCGAGCTGCCCCAGGGCGATACCGGTCGGTATAGTTAGTCAGGTTTCCAAAATTATCGCTGCCATCCCTTGCGAGCCAGCCTTCCTCGAGGGGAACCCCGTCGATAAACGACTCCCCCATGTACAAGAATGCAGTTCCGTAGGGCCCTAAGAGCCATTTGTATCCAGCGCACACCAAAGCGTCCGGCTTAATTGCCTGGAGATCGAAGGGCAGTGCTCCAATAGACTGTGTCCCATCAAGAATGAGGTATGCTCCGACATCATGCGCACGCTGGCTGATTTCAACCAGATCAAAAGAAGACCCATTCGCCCAATGGAGAGTCCCGATCGCAACAACGGCTGTCCGGTAGGTAATGGCCTCAAGTATTTTTTGCGTCCACTCTCCACCATGACTGGTCACGGTCCGGATTGTCGCGCCGGTCTCGTTTGACAATCTTTGCCATGTATACACGTTGCTTGGAAACTGACCATGCGCGAGGATAATGTTGTCGCCGGAGCCGACGGATAGGTTATGTGCAATCGTTGCGATCCCATAGGAAGTTGCCGGAATCAAGGCAACATTCTCTGATTTTCCATTGATAAGCTGTGCGAATAAGGTTCGGGCGTGATTCACTTCCTCAAAAAACATCGAGGGGGTGATCTGAGATGGATCTCTCTCCAATCGAAGCGCTTCTATACCCGCAAGCTCGACACTGCGCATGAGGGGGGACATAAAAGCGCAGTTGAGATAATGCTTATCAGCAGAGAGAAAGAAATTTTCGTGTTGGCACGTCAACATTCGACTAAGATATGCAAAGACCGATAAGGTTCGTACCTTCTTGTGGAATAAAGCTTACTGTCAGACGATGAACTTAAGAATTTTGATTCTTTTAAGTGCAGTATCCTTCGCCACATTTGGGATCTTGGGTTGTACCCAAATGGGTGGAAGTGCAGATGATGCGCCCCCGGAGTTGGTTTTACCAGAGGGGTTTCGTTCTGAGGTCCTGTATAGTCCAATGCAGACGGACTCTAGTTCTTGGGTTTCCCTGGCGGTAGACGGAGAAGATGGCCTCTTTGCCTCGGATCAATACGGAACACTGTACCACATAAAGCCGGCTCCGATTGGAGGGAATCCCGAGAATACGGAGGTTACCGCATTGGATCTGGAGCTAGGTCATGCGCAGGGATTGCTATGGGCTTTCAACAGCCTTTACGTAGTCGTCAACAGTGAGGAAGGAATTGCTGAACACAGTAGCGGGCTCTACCGGGTTATCGACTCGGATGGTGATGCTGTGTTGGATAGCGTACACACATTGGTACAATTTGAGGGATGGGGAGAGCATGGACCTCATGGAATTGTTCTCGGGCCCGACAGCAGTTCCCTGTATCTGATCGCAGGGAATCATACCGAACTGCCAGGTATCTACACCCCGATTGTCCCTCCAGTTTGGCAAACGGATCAACTGCTTCCAACACTACGTGACCCGCGAGGTCACGCGGCTGATCGGCAGCCACCCGGGGGGTGGGTCATTCGAACGGATTCACTGGCATCCGAACTGGAACTCCTCAGTGTAGGTTATCGCAACGCATACGATCTTGCCTTCAACAGGGAAGGGGAGCTCTTCACATTCGACTCAGATATGGAATGGGATTTAGGTATGCCATGGTACCGGCCGATTCGTGTCGTGCATGTAACCGGAGGAAGTGAATTCGGATGGCGTACAGGGTCTGGTAAATGGGCAGACTATTATCCTGACAATCTTCCAGCTGTAGTGGAAATCGGTCAGGGAAGCCCAACAGGAATTGTATCCGGTAAAAATGCGGCATTCCCACCCAAATACCGCCGGGGGCTCTTTGTCTTTGACTGGAGTTTCGGGACCATCTATCATGTAGCATTGAAGGCGCGTGGAAGTACGTACACGGGAGTGGTGGAAGAATTTCTGAGTGGTGTACCGCTACCGGTTACCGATGGGGTGATCGGACATGATGGGGCGCTTTATTTTGCAACGGGAGGTCGCCGGCTCAACTCGTTCCTTTTTCGGGTCTACTATGAGGGTGTGACAGAACTGGAATCTGATACTGCTCCTGAGCGTTCGCCGCAACAAGTGCTACGACATTCCCTGGAAGCTCTGCATCGCGAGACGACAAATCAAGAGGCACTGGATGCTGCCTGGGCTAGTTTGAATCATAGTGATCGTTTTGTTCGCTACGCGGCTAGAATTGCTATTGAGCATCAGCCGGTCCGTCAATGGCAATCAAGGGCGCTGAGTGAGCCGGATCCAATTCGTAGAATTCATGCCATCATCGCCTTAGCACGCCATGCTGATCAGAGTATGGCGCCCCAGGCCCTGCGAGCTCTGCTGAATATTAATCCATCTGAGCTCTCGCGTGCCCAGGAATTGGATTTGGTTCGAGCAATGGGACTCGTATGTATTCGGCTGGGATTCCCTGAGGACCCGCTTCGCAGTGAGCTCATTGATCGATTGCAAAAGTATTACCCATCGTCGGACGAGGTATTAAATCGGGAATATGGACGCCTGTTGGCTGCGTTACAAGCACCGGGGTTAGTAGATCAGATGGTGGCTCGCTTGTTGGAGTTGAGTGGAGCAGGTCCTGAAGAAGCTTTTTTGATTTCAGGCGAGGTGGCCGAGCGGAGTGAGCAGTATGGCGAAGCAATCACAGAGATGAAAGCCAATCCTCCCAGTCCAGAAGAGATCGAATTGGCCATGAATCTGCGAGGGCAAAAATCAGGGTGGTCAATGGAGTTACGGGAAGATTATTTCATGTGGTTCCATGAAGCGATGCGGCGTAGTGGGGGAGAAAGCTATGTAGGGTTTATCGAGGATATCCGTGCTGATGCGGTCGAGCAATTGACGGACGACGAGAAGGAGGCGCTGGCCGGACTCGTAGACTCTTCACCGGGGCAATCCTTGGCGGATTTACCAGTTCCAGAAGGGCCGGGTAAGGCTTGGAACCGGCAGGAACTCAGCCAAATGCTTGATGATGCACTTGGAGAGCCACGGGATTTTGCACAGGGGGAGGCCATGTATGCTGCTGCATTTTGTAGTACTTGTCACCGAATGGGAACGGCAGGGGGAGCGCAAGGACCGGATCTGACCGGGATTGGGTCAAGGTTTTCTCGCAATGAGATCCTTGAAGCAATTGATTCCCCCAGCGACGAAATCAGTGATCAATATGAAGCTTCCGTGCTGACCTTAAGTAGCGGTGGCAGGGTTGTGGGGAGAGTCCTGCGGGAGGAGGAGGGGCGGGTATTTGTTAGTCAGAATCCCTATGATCCGTCTCAGGAGACCAGTGTAGAGGCTTCAGAGGTTCTTTCCCGTGATGCGTCACCTGTCTCAACGATGCCTTCTAGGTTATTGGATCGATTAAATGAGGACGAAGTAGCAGATTTGATCGCCTATCTTTTGAGCGGCGCAGACGCAGAGCATAAATGCTTTACAGGAGAAGACGGCTGCCAGACCGACGAGGATGAATAAAGCGTAAGTGGGATCGGGAATACGGCGATTTTAGGTCAACTCGAAGTTGGGTCTTCCTCAATAGCGTAGACCGTACTCTGGACGGCTCCCTCAAAAGCAATCCCATTGGAGTCAATGAGGTCGTAGGAGATTTCGAGGATCCAGGTTGGTTCCAGACCAGGAAGACTCAAAGTGACTGTGGAATCTCGGAGAGATACGGCGGCGAGCCGTAGTCTCTGGACATTGTGGCGTTCGGACCCATAACGGCGCGAGCGCTCAAGATCCCAGGTATGTACCCGGTAATTACTCGCCTGGGTCGCAGAAGCCTCTTCAAGTGCAGAGGTGAAAGAGAGTTCGACCGCTCCCTCAAGCACTCGCATGGACTCGGGCATGTGTACTGTCCCACCCGTATATCGAATGCGATAGAGGCCGCCGGTTTGGATCATCTGACTCGTTGCCCACGCGGACATTCCAACGACATAAAGTTGCCCGTCCGCAGGATTCATGCGTCCTCGCATTAGGCCAGTTGGGAAATCCGGCAAAGGGAGTTGCACAATCCCAGCTTGCTGTACTCCCCCCACCGATTGGGGCATCACAAGGAATATACGACCGTACCCATAAGAGAAACTGAGAAGTTTGTTGGACAGTGGCCCCCAGCGATCACTTGTTGTCCAGAGTAGCTCAGCAGGTGAGCGGTCATACCTCATGTCGATCCATACCAAGGGAGGCTCCATCGCTTCATCTGAGGAGTCTGCGGGGGCCCCATATCCATACATATTCCCGTAAAACCCTCCAGGTTCAACGACATTGATACGGTTCATTGGATTCCAGTGTCCCTCCTGATCGGTGACCATAAACGTACCATCTGGATTGATCGTAACCCCGTTCGCTGCCCGAAATCCGGTAGCGAGTATGGTACTTTCTTGGCCGTCCGCACTCACGCGGATTAGGGTGCCATGTTGGGGGATCAGGGCAGGGCGGGCGTGTCGGGCACTTTTTGCATAGTAAAAATTCCCTTTCTCATCGGTCTGCAACCCCATTGCAAACTCATGAAAATGTTCGGTGACCTGGTGGTCATTATTAAAGCTCTCGTAGTAATCTGTGAGGCCATCTCCATTAAGATCATGCAGGCGGGCAATCTGATTTCGGCTATTCACATAGATATCTCCTCCGACCGCACGAATCCCCAGTGGTTGGAAGAGGCCGGATGCAATACGGCGCCATTCAACAGATCCAGATTGTCGGGTAATCCCTGAGAGGTGCCACACCTCGCCGTCAATCGTTGTGATGACGGCCTCATTCCCGTCGGCCATAAAATCGATCGCGGTTGGACGCATCCGGCTATTCCAGGGATTATCCAAAGGAAGCGTGAGGACATCGGCAGTGTAGCCTTCCCCGGTTCCAGGGAGAATTGGCGATTCAAGTACTGGAGCTTCGGCGGGTGGGCCGCCTTGGGTATACTGTGTGAGATCATCGGGCGGGGCAGAGGTTGCATCACTGGCCCCATAGATCAACTTGAGATTAAGATCACGAGGGACGGTCACCAAGTGGGCTCCATTTTCTTGCCTGAGCACCCCACTAGGCATTCCATCAGGGGAAGCAATGACGGTCAATGGTACACTGTCAGGGGCTGCGTGAAGAACCAGTGGACGCACTACTCCCGTAATATTTAGCGTTCGGCTCAACAGGGTATCTGCTTCCGGGGCAAATGATTCGAGAACTCGGGCCCTTCCAACCGTGTAATGGAGAACGATCTGATCACCATGGACATACAGGCCTTTGTAATGGCTCCAGTTTTGGGGTAGGGGTCCAAACTGACGGCCGTCTACGGCGCGAAAGCGTGGATCCTCTGCTGAGCCTGTGGCCGGACTGGCCCAGCCTGGAGCCATCGCAGTTTCAACGTGTAAGTCTC
Protein-coding sequences here:
- a CDS encoding outer membrane lipoprotein carrier protein LolA, yielding MESDTLVVMLDLRLSEHHTLSYSTTPMIRSASGLRVALILIGYIVPVSTGVLAQVPSPVALLDEVVARYQNTMEATFVHHLTSEAWDGSQTLTGTVQLWGDRYRIETLHEVITGQGEEVWIYRAADNQVLMTTVDRDGLAYSPGALFRSYGELYHPHASSREILDGVPYFRLELYPLEEDFAISSLTLWIREHDRMIKQIVALDQSSVRTEIELENIRVGLPIPPETFEFRAPEGAEVIDLRS
- a CDS encoding aminotransferase class V-fold PLP-dependent enzyme, whose product is MLTCQHENFFLSADKHYLNCAFMSPLMRSVELAGIEALRLERDPSQITPSMFFEEVNHARTLFAQLINGKSENVALIPATSYGIATIAHNLSVGSGDNIILAHGQFPSNVYTWQRLSNETGATIRTVTSHGGEWTQKILEAITYRTAVVAIGTLHWANGSSFDLVEISQRAHDVGAYLILDGTQSIGALPFDLQAIKPDALVCAGYKWLLGPYGTAFLYMGESFIDGVPLEEGWLARDGSDNFGNLTNYTDRYRPGAARFDRGQTNSFAQTAMMVKALKQILDWKPQQIQAYCSSLIKDFLPAIRRRGYTIHDSCFSHLFGITLPEHVDQTHLSSELARQQISVSMRGSGIRISPNVYNTGADIDALQDVFLSAAK
- a CDS encoding c-type cytochrome, which gives rise to MNLRILILLSAVSFATFGILGCTQMGGSADDAPPELVLPEGFRSEVLYSPMQTDSSSWVSLAVDGEDGLFASDQYGTLYHIKPAPIGGNPENTEVTALDLELGHAQGLLWAFNSLYVVVNSEEGIAEHSSGLYRVIDSDGDAVLDSVHTLVQFEGWGEHGPHGIVLGPDSSSLYLIAGNHTELPGIYTPIVPPVWQTDQLLPTLRDPRGHAADRQPPGGWVIRTDSLASELELLSVGYRNAYDLAFNREGELFTFDSDMEWDLGMPWYRPIRVVHVTGGSEFGWRTGSGKWADYYPDNLPAVVEIGQGSPTGIVSGKNAAFPPKYRRGLFVFDWSFGTIYHVALKARGSTYTGVVEEFLSGVPLPVTDGVIGHDGALYFATGGRRLNSFLFRVYYEGVTELESDTAPERSPQQVLRHSLEALHRETTNQEALDAAWASLNHSDRFVRYAARIAIEHQPVRQWQSRALSEPDPIRRIHAIIALARHADQSMAPQALRALLNINPSELSRAQELDLVRAMGLVCIRLGFPEDPLRSELIDRLQKYYPSSDEVLNREYGRLLAALQAPGLVDQMVARLLELSGAGPEEAFLISGEVAERSEQYGEAITEMKANPPSPEEIELAMNLRGQKSGWSMELREDYFMWFHEAMRRSGGESYVGFIEDIRADAVEQLTDDEKEALAGLVDSSPGQSLADLPVPEGPGKAWNRQELSQMLDDALGEPRDFAQGEAMYAAAFCSTCHRMGTAGGAQGPDLTGIGSRFSRNEILEAIDSPSDEISDQYEASVLTLSSGGRVVGRVLREEEGRVFVSQNPYDPSQETSVEASEVLSRDASPVSTMPSRLLDRLNEDEVADLIAYLLSGADAEHKCFTGEDGCQTDEDE